From the genome of Nicotiana tabacum cultivar K326 chromosome 2, ASM71507v2, whole genome shotgun sequence:
AACAACTTAACAGCCAAATCTGAATAATTGAGCAGTATCCTCAAGTATTTTGATATAACCTAATTATATGCATTACAACATAACACATGTTTTTGGAGACCCCCAAGATAGCTCGTTAAAGGCTTTATATGCTATCAATAAGAATGAACAAATAGCACCTTGCAATTTGCCTTCAAACAGAGCGCGTAAAAAGAGCTAAAGGCTTTCCATGCTACTAACGTATGCTCAAATAATAAAACTGGAATTGGATGACATACACACGATTCAATCTATTACGCATTATAGCAGTAAGTGATTACCTTTTATCTTCTTGTTGATCCATACTTCAAGCAGCATTCCTGCACCAACACCAGCAGCAATACATGACCCGTAAAAGGCGATGTTGTATGGTAAGGATCTTCGTGGAAGAAAATAATACTCAGGAACTTGACGAATCTTTTTAGGTAGCCGTTTCTTCACAGCTGGTCCAATACCAGATTCACTACTTTCTGTTCCACTCAGACTTTTCCAGTCCATCTCTTTTATCGAGTCTTTTGGCTGTTCGACACCCATTACAGGACCCTAGCCTGGTACCCTGTttgtaaataaaaacaaaaaggtttCAGAAAGATTAGAGCCTGAATCTGAAATTCAGGGAAGTCTTGGCA
Proteins encoded in this window:
- the LOC142173004 gene encoding uncharacterized protein LOC142173004, yielding MGVEQPKDSIKEMDWKSLSGTESSESGIGPAVKKRLPKKIRQVPEYYFLPRRSLPYNIAFYGSCIAAGVGAGMLLEVWINKKIKEDGGVIWEFDK